A region of Gracilinanus agilis isolate LMUSP501 chromosome 3, AgileGrace, whole genome shotgun sequence DNA encodes the following proteins:
- the RBM7 gene encoding RNA-binding protein 7 isoform X2, with the protein MGAATAEADRTLFVGNLDSKVTEELLFELFHQAGPVIKVKIPKDKDGKPKQFAFVNFKHEESVPYGMNLLNGIKLFGRPIKIQFRSGSSHASQEVSSSYSQHNLGNASPSSIPQSTSASSSRYERNMDNLTSGYNASQMIQRSFSSPDNLQRQAVMNNVLWQQQGSFSGKFVPQHLDQPSFTPSGQQHGHSFNLSSSSQWCQDTPMSQRKTRQNSHPYQSDRLYSREQRYGDHGSDHHYRGNRDDSYYEDRIHDGWSHDYDSRRENSRDGKWRPSRH; encoded by the exons ATGGGCGCCGCCACTGCCGAAGCGGATCGGACTCTCTTTGTGGGCAACCTCGATAGTAAAGTGACAGAGGAGCTGCTTTTCGAGCTTTTCCATCAG GCAGGTCCTGTAATAAAAGTTAAAATTCCAAAGGATAAAGATGGTAAACCAAAGCAGTTTGCATTTGTGAATTTCAAACATGAAGAAtctgttccttatggaatgaatcTACTTAATGGAATAAAACTTTTTGGAAGGCCCATCAAAATTCAGTTCAGATCAG GAAGTAGTCATGCTTCTCAGGAGGTTAGTTCATCATATTCCCAGCATAATCTTGGGAATGCAAGTCCATCTAGCATACCACAGTCCACTTCAGCTTCTAGCAG TAGATATGAAAGGAATATGGATAACTTGACATCTGGATATAATGCTTCACAAATGATACAGAGGTCTTtctcatctccagataatcttcAAAGACAGGCTGTG ATGAACAATGTTCTGTGGCAGCAGCAGGGATCATTCAGTGGAAAGTTTGTACCTCAGCATTTGGATCAGCCTAGTTTTACACCCTCAGGGCAGCAGCATGGtcattcatttaacctctcttcaAGCTCCCAGTGGTGCCAAGATACACCAATGTCACAAAGAAAAACCAGGCAGAACTCCCATCCCTACCAGTCAGATAGGCTGTATAGTCGCGAGCAGCGTTATGGGGATCATGGATCTGACCATCATTATAGAGGAAACAGAGATGATTCCTATTATGAAGATAGGATCCATGACGGTTGGAGCCATGACTATGATAGCAGAAGAGAAAACAGTAGGGATGGAAAATGGCGCCCATCTCGGCACTAA
- the RBM7 gene encoding RNA-binding protein 7 isoform X1, with product MGAATAEADRTLFVGNLDSKVTEELLFELFHQAGPVIKVKIPKDKDGKPKQFAFVNFKHEESVPYGMNLLNGIKLFGRPIKIQFRSGSSHASQEVSSSYSQHNLGNASPSSIPQSTSASSRYERNMDNLTSGYNASQMIQRSFSSPDNLQRQAVMNNVLWQQQGSFSGKFVPQHLDQPSFTPSGQQHGHSFNLSSSSQWCQDTPMSQRKTRQNSHPYQSDRLYSREQRYGDHGSDHHYRGNRDDSYYEDRIHDGWSHDYDSRRENSRDGKWRPSRH from the exons ATGGGCGCCGCCACTGCCGAAGCGGATCGGACTCTCTTTGTGGGCAACCTCGATAGTAAAGTGACAGAGGAGCTGCTTTTCGAGCTTTTCCATCAG GCAGGTCCTGTAATAAAAGTTAAAATTCCAAAGGATAAAGATGGTAAACCAAAGCAGTTTGCATTTGTGAATTTCAAACATGAAGAAtctgttccttatggaatgaatcTACTTAATGGAATAAAACTTTTTGGAAGGCCCATCAAAATTCAGTTCAGATCAG GAAGTAGTCATGCTTCTCAGGAGGTTAGTTCATCATATTCCCAGCATAATCTTGGGAATGCAAGTCCATCTAGCATACCACAGTCCACTTCAGCTTCTAGCAG ATATGAAAGGAATATGGATAACTTGACATCTGGATATAATGCTTCACAAATGATACAGAGGTCTTtctcatctccagataatcttcAAAGACAGGCTGTG ATGAACAATGTTCTGTGGCAGCAGCAGGGATCATTCAGTGGAAAGTTTGTACCTCAGCATTTGGATCAGCCTAGTTTTACACCCTCAGGGCAGCAGCATGGtcattcatttaacctctcttcaAGCTCCCAGTGGTGCCAAGATACACCAATGTCACAAAGAAAAACCAGGCAGAACTCCCATCCCTACCAGTCAGATAGGCTGTATAGTCGCGAGCAGCGTTATGGGGATCATGGATCTGACCATCATTATAGAGGAAACAGAGATGATTCCTATTATGAAGATAGGATCCATGACGGTTGGAGCCATGACTATGATAGCAGAAGAGAAAACAGTAGGGATGGAAAATGGCGCCCATCTCGGCACTAA
- the RBM7 gene encoding RNA-binding protein 7 isoform X3, giving the protein MGAATAEADRTLFVGNLDSKVTEELLFELFHQAGPVIKVKIPKDKDGKPKQFAFVNFKHEESVPYGMNLLNGIKLFGRPIKIQFRSGSSHASQEVSSSYSQHNLGNASPSSIPQSTSASSRNMDNLTSGYNASQMIQRSFSSPDNLQRQAVMNNVLWQQQGSFSGKFVPQHLDQPSFTPSGQQHGHSFNLSSSSQWCQDTPMSQRKTRQNSHPYQSDRLYSREQRYGDHGSDHHYRGNRDDSYYEDRIHDGWSHDYDSRRENSRDGKWRPSRH; this is encoded by the exons ATGGGCGCCGCCACTGCCGAAGCGGATCGGACTCTCTTTGTGGGCAACCTCGATAGTAAAGTGACAGAGGAGCTGCTTTTCGAGCTTTTCCATCAG GCAGGTCCTGTAATAAAAGTTAAAATTCCAAAGGATAAAGATGGTAAACCAAAGCAGTTTGCATTTGTGAATTTCAAACATGAAGAAtctgttccttatggaatgaatcTACTTAATGGAATAAAACTTTTTGGAAGGCCCATCAAAATTCAGTTCAGATCAG GAAGTAGTCATGCTTCTCAGGAGGTTAGTTCATCATATTCCCAGCATAATCTTGGGAATGCAAGTCCATCTAGCATACCACAGTCCACTTCAGCTTCTAGCAG GAATATGGATAACTTGACATCTGGATATAATGCTTCACAAATGATACAGAGGTCTTtctcatctccagataatcttcAAAGACAGGCTGTG ATGAACAATGTTCTGTGGCAGCAGCAGGGATCATTCAGTGGAAAGTTTGTACCTCAGCATTTGGATCAGCCTAGTTTTACACCCTCAGGGCAGCAGCATGGtcattcatttaacctctcttcaAGCTCCCAGTGGTGCCAAGATACACCAATGTCACAAAGAAAAACCAGGCAGAACTCCCATCCCTACCAGTCAGATAGGCTGTATAGTCGCGAGCAGCGTTATGGGGATCATGGATCTGACCATCATTATAGAGGAAACAGAGATGATTCCTATTATGAAGATAGGATCCATGACGGTTGGAGCCATGACTATGATAGCAGAAGAGAAAACAGTAGGGATGGAAAATGGCGCCCATCTCGGCACTAA
- the RBM7 gene encoding RNA-binding protein 7 isoform X4, with amino-acid sequence MGAATAEADRTLFVGNLDSKVTEELLFELFHQAGPVIKVKIPKDKDGKPKQFAFVNFKHEESVPYGMNLLNGIKLFGRPIKIQFRSGSSHASQEVSSSYSQHNLGNASPSSIPHRYERNMDNLTSGYNASQMIQRSFSSPDNLQRQAVMNNVLWQQQGSFSGKFVPQHLDQPSFTPSGQQHGHSFNLSSSSQWCQDTPMSQRKTRQNSHPYQSDRLYSREQRYGDHGSDHHYRGNRDDSYYEDRIHDGWSHDYDSRRENSRDGKWRPSRH; translated from the exons ATGGGCGCCGCCACTGCCGAAGCGGATCGGACTCTCTTTGTGGGCAACCTCGATAGTAAAGTGACAGAGGAGCTGCTTTTCGAGCTTTTCCATCAG GCAGGTCCTGTAATAAAAGTTAAAATTCCAAAGGATAAAGATGGTAAACCAAAGCAGTTTGCATTTGTGAATTTCAAACATGAAGAAtctgttccttatggaatgaatcTACTTAATGGAATAAAACTTTTTGGAAGGCCCATCAAAATTCAGTTCAGATCAG GAAGTAGTCATGCTTCTCAGGAGGTTAGTTCATCATATTCCCAGCATAATCTTGGGAATGCAAGTCCATCTAGCATACCACA TAGATATGAAAGGAATATGGATAACTTGACATCTGGATATAATGCTTCACAAATGATACAGAGGTCTTtctcatctccagataatcttcAAAGACAGGCTGTG ATGAACAATGTTCTGTGGCAGCAGCAGGGATCATTCAGTGGAAAGTTTGTACCTCAGCATTTGGATCAGCCTAGTTTTACACCCTCAGGGCAGCAGCATGGtcattcatttaacctctcttcaAGCTCCCAGTGGTGCCAAGATACACCAATGTCACAAAGAAAAACCAGGCAGAACTCCCATCCCTACCAGTCAGATAGGCTGTATAGTCGCGAGCAGCGTTATGGGGATCATGGATCTGACCATCATTATAGAGGAAACAGAGATGATTCCTATTATGAAGATAGGATCCATGACGGTTGGAGCCATGACTATGATAGCAGAAGAGAAAACAGTAGGGATGGAAAATGGCGCCCATCTCGGCACTAA